A single region of the Natranaerobius trueperi genome encodes:
- the spoVT gene encoding stage V sporulation protein T, whose product MKATGIVRRIDDLGRVVIPKEIRRTLRIREGDPLEIFVDREGEVILKKYSPIGELGEFADEYVDSIYESTGHIACISDRDMVIAVAGTPKKEFLNKPLSPAVERAMEERQALKIEDPEQHPYYQEADDDQKSKFKSEVVAPIIAQGDAIGSVLIGTKEKEKTMTDLELKIAETAAGFLAKQMEQ is encoded by the coding sequence TTGAAAGCCACTGGCATTGTCCGAAGAATAGATGATCTAGGGCGCGTAGTTATACCAAAAGAAATTAGACGGACTCTTAGGATTAGGGAAGGCGATCCACTTGAGATCTTTGTAGACAGAGAAGGTGAAGTTATACTAAAAAAATATTCTCCAATAGGTGAGCTAGGTGAATTTGCTGACGAATATGTGGATTCCATCTACGAAAGTACTGGACATATTGCTTGTATATCTGATCGAGATATGGTGATAGCTGTAGCAGGTACTCCTAAAAAAGAATTTTTAAACAAACCTCTATCTCCAGCAGTGGAAAGAGCAATGGAAGAGCGACAGGCACTTAAAATCGAAGATCCTGAACAGCATCCTTATTACCAAGAGGCTGATGATGACCAGAAAAGTAAGTTCAAATCTGAAGTTGTAGCTCCAATAATAGCTCAAGGGGATGCTATTGGTTCAGTTTTAATTGGTACTAAAGAAAAAGAAAAGACGATGACTGATTTAGAGTTGAAAATAGCAGAAACTGCAGCAGGATTTCTTGCTAAACAAATGGAACAATAA